The following are encoded in a window of Balaenoptera ricei isolate mBalRic1 chromosome 1, mBalRic1.hap2, whole genome shotgun sequence genomic DNA:
- the LOC132347695 gene encoding LOW QUALITY PROTEIN: signal recognition particle receptor subunit alpha-like (The sequence of the model RefSeq protein was modified relative to this genomic sequence to represent the inferred CDS: inserted 3 bases in 2 codons; deleted 2 bases in 1 codon; substituted 1 base at 1 genomic stop codon) has translation MAKSPNKDTDFLGDLAGSSGDLSLSSRRLPGSFPAAATLNFCTIFSKGGXVLWCLQGVSDSGTRLINALIRSVLRQERGGNNSFTHEALTLRYKLDNQFELVFVVGFQKILTLTYAGKLIDAVHRLFCDQYRTEIQQQSALSLLNGTFNCQNDFLRLLREAEESSKIRAPTTMKKFEDSEKAKKPVRSMIETRGEKPKEKAKNSKKKKKKNKGTKKEGSDGPLATSKAVPAEKSGLPVGPKNGIELSKEELIRRKXKEFIQKHGRGMEKSGKSSKSDAPKEKGKKVPGVWALGGTANREVLDYCTPTTNAAPEVALAKGINLIRGTGSGRQLQDLDCSSSDDEGAAQNSIKSSATKGHLGGMFGMLKGLEGSKSLSREDMESVLDKMRDHLIAKNVAADIAVQLCESVANKLEGKVMGTFSTVISTVKQALQESLVQILQPQRHVDMLQDIMVAQHHQRPYVVIFCDVNDVGKSINLAKISFWLLENGFSVLIAACDTFRAGAVEQLRTHTRRLSALHPPENHGGHTMVQLFEKGYGKDAAGITMEAVAFAQNQGFDVVLVDTAGRMQDNDPLMTALAKLITVNAPDLVLCGGEALVGNEAVDQLVKFNRALADHSMAQTPRXVLTKFDTIDDKVGAAISMTYITSKPIVFVGTGQIYCDLRSLNAKAVVVALIKA, from the exons CAGGAAGCAGCGGCGATCTCAGCCTGAGTTCCAGGCGCCTGCCCGGCTCCTTTCCCGCTGCCGCCACGCTCAACTTCTGCACCATTTTCTCCAAAGGTG TCGTGCTCTGGTGCTTACAGGGCGTGAGCGACTCAGGCACCCGGCTCATTAACGCGTTGATTCGTTCGGTACTGCGGCAGGAAAGGGGAGGTAACAACTCCTTCACCCATGAGGCACTCACGCTCAGGTATAAACTGGACAACCAGTTTGAGCTGGTGTTTGTGGTAGGTTTTCAGAAGATCCTAACACTGACGTACGCAGGCAAGTTGATAGACGCTGTGCACCGGCTGTTTTGTGACCAGTACCGCACTGAGATCCAACAGCAAAGTGCCTTAAGTCTATTGAATGGCACTTTCAATTGCCAGAATGACTTTCTGCGGCTCCTTCGTGAAGCAGAGGAGAGCAGTAAGATCCGTGCTCCcacaaccatgaagaaatttgAAGATTCTGAAAAGGCCAAGAAACCTGTGAGGTCCATGATTGAGACACGGGGTGAAAAGCCTAAGGAAAAAGCcaagaacagcaaaaaaaaaaaa aaaaaaaacaaggggacCAAGAAGGAAGGTTCTGATGGCCCTTTGGCTACCAGCAAAGCAGTCCCTGCAGAAAAGTCAGGTCTCCCAGTGGGGCCTAAGAACGGGATAGAACTTTCCAAAGAGGAACTGATCCGCAGGAAGTGAAAAGAGTTCATTCAGAAGCATGGGAGGGGTATGGAGAAGTCCGGCAAGTCCAGTAAGTCAGATGCTCCCAAGGAGAAGGGCAAAAAAGTGCCTGGGGTGTGGGCACTGGGTGGCACTGCTAACAGAGAAGTCCTGGACTATTGCACTCCCACCACCAATGCAGCCCCCGAGGTGGCCCTGGCCAAGGGCATCAACTTGATTCGAGGAACTGGGTCTGGGAGGCAGCTTCAGGATCTGGACTGTAGCAGCTCAGATGATGAAGGGGCTGCTCAAAACTCCATCAAATCTAGTGCTACCAAGGGGCATCTGGGTGGCATGTTTGGGATGCTGAAGGGCCTTGAGGGTTCCAAGAGCTTGAGTCGTGAAGACATGGAATCTGTGCTGGACAAGATGCGTGACCATCTCATTGCTAAGAACGTGGCAGCAGACATTGCAGTGCAACTCTGTGAATCTGTGGCCAACAAGCTGGAAGGGAAGGTGATGGGGACGTTCAGCACGGTGATTTCCACCGTAAAGCAAGCTCTCCAAGAGTCCCTGGTGCAGATTCTACAGCCACAGCGCCATGTAGACATGCTCCAGGATATCATGGTTGCCCAGCACCATCAGCGCCCTTATGTGGTCATTTTCTGTGATGTGAACGACGTGGGGAAGTCTATTAATCTTGCCAAGATTTCCTTCTGGCTGTTAGAGAATGGCTTCAGTGTCCTCATTGCTGCCTGCGATACATTTCGTGCCGGGGCTGTGGAGCAGCTGCGGACACACACCCGGCGTTTGAGTGCCCTACACCCCCCCGAGAATCACGGCGGCCACACCATGGTACAGTTGTTTGAGAAGGGCTATGGCAAGGATGCTGCTGGCATTACCATGGAAGCCGTTGCCTTTGCACAAAACCAAGGTTTTGATGTGGTGCTGGTGGACACAGCTGGCCGCATGCAAGACAATGACCCTCTGATGACTGCCCTGGCCAAGCTCATTACTGTCAACGCACCTGACTTGGTGCTGTGTGGGGGGGAGGCCTTAGTAGGCAATGAGGCCGTGGACCAGCTGGTCAAGTTCAACAGAGCCTTGGCTGACCATTCTATGGCCCAGACACCTCG TGTCCTCACCAAATTTGATACCATTGATGACAAGGTGGGAGCTGCTATTTCTATGACCTACATCACAAGCAAACCCATCGTCTTTGTGGGCACTGGCCAGATCTACTGTGACCTACGCAGTCTCAATGCTAAGGCTGTGGTGGTTGCTCTCATAAAGGCTTAA